Proteins encoded together in one Deinococcus hopiensis KR-140 window:
- a CDS encoding Asp23/Gls24 family envelope stress response protein, whose product MTGSIVITEAALASLIGLTAHEIPGVVGMAPANLKEGLSRVLGRANAREGVVVTREEGGYAADLYVVVAYGVSIPTVARNIKDRVEHTVKTQAGTELKATRVHAVGVQRA is encoded by the coding sequence GTGACTGGCTCCATTGTGATCACCGAGGCGGCGCTCGCCTCGCTTATAGGGCTGACCGCCCACGAGATTCCGGGCGTCGTGGGGATGGCCCCCGCGAACCTGAAAGAGGGGCTGTCACGCGTGCTGGGCCGCGCCAATGCCCGCGAGGGCGTCGTGGTCACGCGCGAAGAGGGCGGCTACGCGGCCGACCTGTACGTGGTGGTGGCCTACGGGGTCAGCATTCCCACCGTTGCCCGCAACATCAAGGACCGGGTGGAACACACTGTGAAGACGCAGGCCGGAACTGAACTGAAGGCCACCCGCGTGCATGCCGTGGGGGTGCAACGTGCCTGA
- a CDS encoding M17 family metallopeptidase, whose amino-acid sequence MQLTTVLDTPGLTLTFLKEDQPGLPPQVVRDLKPGRVRLLARGMEGDIAVALPPAHAAEARELGQALVKLATDLEVHSVQVEATEYAAALALSLIVSGHRDARYRSEARPGPSAFSVEGLHGADFARVEALAGGIRFARELVNAPANELNPATLARQARTLEALDADVDVWDSAEIEARGMGLLAAVAAGSVTGPRLIRVTLPARGEVRYVLALVGKGVTFDTGGYSIKPAAGMTTMKGDMGGAAAVLGAMRALAEARNLIPEGVEVRAYVPTAENMVGPNAMRPGDIYRAANGKTVEVVNTDAEGRLILADALTMACDEGATEVVDVATLTGAKVVALGSDVAALYSTSPELAARLKAGAEASGEFMWEMPLHVPYLKAFQKETLADLRNSDMVPAGGSIKAALFLREFVTRPWAHLDIAGNAMEGNHGTGWGVGTLVEYVLGRG is encoded by the coding sequence ATGCAACTCACCACGGTGCTCGACACCCCGGGGCTGACCCTCACGTTCCTGAAGGAGGACCAGCCGGGCCTGCCCCCGCAAGTGGTCCGGGACCTCAAACCCGGGCGGGTGCGCCTCCTTGCGCGCGGCATGGAAGGTGACATCGCTGTGGCGCTGCCTCCAGCCCACGCAGCTGAGGCGCGCGAGCTCGGCCAGGCGCTCGTCAAACTCGCCACCGATCTCGAAGTTCACAGCGTTCAGGTGGAGGCCACCGAATACGCGGCGGCGTTGGCCCTGTCGCTGATTGTCAGCGGCCACCGCGACGCGCGCTACCGCTCGGAAGCTCGGCCCGGCCCCAGCGCCTTTTCGGTGGAGGGCCTGCACGGAGCCGATTTCGCGCGGGTGGAAGCGCTGGCGGGAGGTATCCGCTTTGCCCGCGAACTGGTGAACGCCCCCGCCAACGAACTCAACCCCGCCACCCTGGCCCGGCAGGCCCGCACGCTGGAGGCGCTGGACGCCGACGTGGACGTGTGGGACAGCGCAGAGATCGAGGCGCGCGGGATGGGCCTGCTCGCGGCGGTGGCCGCGGGCAGCGTGACGGGTCCCCGGTTGATTCGCGTGACCCTGCCCGCCCGGGGCGAAGTGCGGTACGTCCTGGCGTTGGTGGGCAAGGGCGTGACCTTCGACACGGGAGGCTATTCCATCAAGCCCGCCGCCGGAATGACCACCATGAAGGGCGATATGGGCGGGGCCGCCGCGGTGCTGGGAGCCATGCGGGCGCTGGCTGAGGCCCGTAATCTGATCCCGGAGGGGGTGGAGGTGCGCGCCTACGTGCCCACCGCCGAGAACATGGTGGGGCCGAACGCCATGCGCCCCGGCGACATCTACCGCGCCGCCAACGGCAAGACCGTGGAGGTGGTGAACACCGACGCCGAGGGCCGCCTGATCCTGGCGGACGCCCTGACCATGGCCTGCGACGAGGGCGCCACCGAGGTGGTGGACGTGGCAACGCTCACGGGCGCAAAGGTGGTGGCGCTCGGCAGCGATGTGGCAGCCCTCTACAGCACCTCTCCCGAACTCGCCGCCCGCTTGAAGGCTGGAGCCGAGGCGTCCGGCGAGTTTATGTGGGAGATGCCGCTGCACGTCCCGTACCTCAAGGCCTTTCAGAAGGAGACGCTGGCGGACCTGCGCAACTCGGACATGGTTCCGGCGGGCGGCAGCATCAAGGCGGCGCTCTTCCTGCGTGAATTTGTGACCCGGCCCTGGGCGCACCTCGATATCGCCGGAAACGCGATGGAGGGCAACCACGGCACTGGCTGGGGCGTGGGGACGCTGGTGGAGTACGTGCTGGGCCGGGGCTGA
- a CDS encoding mismatch-specific DNA-glycosylase produces MTTTEGPSAASDDRPTGEEQGYLVPDVLREGLTLVLVGTAPSKISARARAYYANPENKFWRVLREVGLTPRQLAPREYPTLPEYGIGLTDVAKRHSGVDAALPTEAWAPDELREKVRRYRPAIVAFTSKRGASETLGLPTGKLPYGPQLLPLEGAEVWVLPSTSPLGHNHFRLEPWQALAARFREKRAKEPDGEAGGNAGRAGRVP; encoded by the coding sequence ATGACGACGACTGAGGGGCCGTCAGCGGCCAGCGACGATCGGCCAACCGGGGAGGAGCAGGGTTACCTCGTTCCCGATGTGTTGCGGGAAGGGCTGACGCTGGTGCTCGTCGGGACGGCGCCAAGCAAGATCAGCGCGCGGGCCCGGGCGTATTACGCCAATCCCGAGAACAAGTTCTGGCGGGTGCTGCGCGAGGTGGGGCTAACTCCCCGGCAGCTTGCCCCGCGTGAGTACCCCACGCTCCCCGAGTACGGCATCGGCCTCACCGATGTGGCGAAGCGGCACAGCGGGGTGGACGCCGCGCTGCCCACCGAGGCCTGGGCTCCCGACGAACTGCGCGAGAAGGTGCGGCGCTATCGCCCGGCCATCGTCGCGTTTACGAGCAAACGTGGGGCCTCGGAGACGCTGGGGCTGCCGACGGGCAAACTGCCCTACGGCCCGCAGCTTCTGCCGCTGGAAGGCGCGGAGGTCTGGGTGCTGCCGTCCACAAGTCCGCTGGGGCACAACCATTTTCGGCTGGAGCCCTGGCAGGCGCTGGCGGCGCGGTTCCGGGAAAAGCGGGCGAAGGAGCCAGACGGTGAGGCAGGCGGGAACGCGGGGCGTGCGGGGCGCGTACCCTGA
- a CDS encoding sulfite oxidase-like oxidoreductase has product MLGKFFKKPADDMGGRVPPGQTLTTRFPVLTYGPSQQYAPEEVVVRILGLAEEHTFTWTDLLALPQTTLTYDIHCVTHWSKFDTTWTGVRVVDLMEHIRLKPGATHVMQHSVGGYTTNLRLDDFTRPENLIAHTFNDGPLAAEHGGPLRMVVPHLYFWKSAKWLTGLEFMDADRPGFWERNGYHMRGDPFREERYDDD; this is encoded by the coding sequence ATGCTCGGCAAATTCTTCAAGAAACCGGCGGACGATATGGGCGGGCGTGTGCCCCCGGGCCAGACGCTCACCACCCGTTTCCCGGTACTGACCTACGGCCCCTCGCAGCAGTACGCGCCGGAGGAAGTGGTCGTCCGCATCTTGGGCCTGGCCGAGGAGCACACCTTTACCTGGACGGACCTGCTCGCTTTGCCGCAAACCACGCTGACCTACGACATCCACTGCGTGACCCACTGGAGCAAATTCGACACCACCTGGACGGGCGTGCGCGTGGTGGACCTGATGGAGCACATTCGCCTGAAGCCTGGCGCGACGCACGTGATGCAGCACTCGGTGGGCGGCTACACCACCAACCTTCGACTCGACGATTTCACCCGGCCCGAGAACCTGATCGCCCACACCTTCAATGACGGGCCCCTGGCCGCCGAACACGGCGGACCGCTACGCATGGTGGTGCCGCACCTGTATTTCTGGAAGAGTGCCAAGTGGCTGACGGGCCTGGAGTTCATGGATGCGGACCGTCCCGGCTTCTGGGAGCGCAACGGGTACCACATGCGGGGCGATCCCTTTCGGGAAGAGCGGTATGACGACGACTGA
- a CDS encoding glycine--tRNA ligase: protein MPATSMEELVSLCKRRGFIFQGSEIYGGLQGFYDYGPLGVELKNNIKAAWWRTNVYERDDMEGLDASIIMHRLVLRHSGHEATFSDPMVDNRKTKKRYRLDHLVKDQKADVQARVAEGMGENVENFPALVAALVKQPARASGALIAAGVRDPFSGEVGDWTEPKPFNMMFKTTIGPTADEDSYGYLRPETAQGIFTNFKNVVDSTSRRLPFGIAQIGKAFRNEITPRNFIFRVRELEQMEIEFFCAPGTDEEWHQHWLDARLAWWEAQGVPREKIQILDVPKEDLAHYSKRTYDLMYDYPTLGHEEIEGIANRSDYDLGSHTKAQGELGLVAKVDENTDSIAKLTIPHPETNKPVVPFVIEPSAGVDRAMLAVLSEAFTKETLENGSERIVLKLRPHLAPIKVAVIPLARNREEITAVARAIKADLQKLGLGRVLYEDSGNIGKAYRRHDEVGTPYCVTVDFDTVGKGEDASLTDTVTVRDRDTLAQERVKISELAGWIQGRLR from the coding sequence ATGCCCGCAACCTCGATGGAAGAGCTCGTCTCCCTTTGCAAGCGCCGCGGCTTTATTTTTCAGGGCTCGGAGATCTACGGCGGCCTCCAGGGCTTCTACGACTACGGCCCCCTGGGCGTGGAGCTGAAAAACAACATCAAGGCCGCGTGGTGGCGCACGAATGTCTACGAGCGCGACGACATGGAGGGCCTGGACGCCTCCATCATCATGCACCGCCTCGTGCTGAGGCACTCAGGCCACGAGGCCACTTTCAGCGATCCCATGGTGGACAACCGCAAGACCAAGAAGCGGTATCGCCTCGATCACCTCGTGAAAGACCAGAAGGCGGACGTCCAGGCCCGAGTGGCCGAGGGCATGGGCGAGAACGTGGAGAACTTCCCCGCGCTGGTGGCGGCGCTGGTCAAGCAACCGGCCCGCGCGTCCGGGGCCCTGATTGCGGCGGGCGTGCGCGATCCCTTCTCCGGCGAGGTGGGCGACTGGACCGAGCCCAAACCCTTCAACATGATGTTCAAGACCACCATCGGCCCCACCGCTGACGAGGACTCTTACGGCTACCTGCGGCCCGAGACAGCGCAGGGGATCTTTACCAACTTCAAGAACGTGGTGGATTCCACCAGCCGCCGCCTTCCCTTCGGGATCGCGCAGATCGGCAAGGCATTTCGCAACGAGATCACGCCCCGCAACTTCATCTTCCGCGTGCGCGAGCTGGAACAGATGGAAATCGAGTTCTTCTGCGCGCCCGGCACCGATGAGGAATGGCACCAGCACTGGCTGGACGCCCGCCTCGCGTGGTGGGAAGCGCAGGGCGTGCCCCGCGAGAAGATTCAGATTCTGGATGTACCGAAAGAAGACCTCGCGCACTACTCCAAGCGCACCTACGATCTGATGTACGACTACCCCACCCTGGGGCACGAGGAAATCGAGGGCATCGCCAACCGCAGCGACTACGACCTGGGCAGCCACACCAAGGCGCAGGGAGAACTGGGACTGGTGGCGAAGGTAGACGAGAACACCGACTCCATCGCCAAACTGACCATCCCCCACCCCGAGACGAACAAGCCCGTGGTGCCCTTCGTGATTGAGCCCTCGGCAGGGGTGGACCGGGCGATGCTGGCCGTGCTGAGCGAGGCGTTCACCAAGGAGACGCTGGAGAACGGCTCAGAGCGCATTGTCCTTAAGCTCAGGCCCCACCTCGCGCCCATCAAGGTGGCCGTGATCCCGCTGGCCCGCAACCGCGAGGAAATCACCGCGGTGGCCCGCGCGATCAAGGCGGACCTTCAGAAGCTCGGCCTGGGCCGGGTGCTGTACGAGGACAGCGGCAACATCGGCAAGGCCTACCGCCGTCACGACGAGGTGGGCACGCCCTACTGCGTCACCGTGGACTTCGACACCGTGGGCAAGGGTGAGGACGCTTCCCTGACCGATACCGTGACCGTCCGCGACCGCGACACCCTCGCGCAGGAGCGGGTAAAGATCAGCGAACTGGCGGGGTGGATTCAGGGGCGACTGAGGTAA
- a CDS encoding diguanylate cyclase domain-containing protein: MAAPELRVLIVDDDEDDFILTGDLLRRIQGWTCRVGWADSADAAAQEIQTDVHDVYLVDYRLGAQSGLDVLEQLRASGCPAPAILLTGLDDREVDLAAMRLGASDYLVKSELSTTVLERSLRYALERARLLREVEQARQEAETLFTLSTTLEQSGSAEDAMHDASALLAGAVGIDTSLLWEIREDQAFLLHQYGPCDDEFSEYRRVGLPFSLALFWQAVRGKRPLYIEDVPGNPDVLPVYKQCGVRSLAHLPLEVNGKGYVLSALRRMRGAWTDHERRLLEAGGRSIGVALERRHSIELLAAAALTDGLTGLGNRRAFDEALDAALNSASRHKYPVSVVSFDLDGLKAVNDHEGHARGDEFLQTFAARMRAGLRREDQFYRFGGDEFAAILSHTGPSGFGAVLRRVRVAVDEVRAAGFPQGDVSAGIAAFPEEAQTVGELLRLSDERMYREKLEHRAGRG; encoded by the coding sequence ATGGCCGCTCCGGAGCTGCGCGTCCTGATCGTCGACGACGACGAGGACGACTTTATCCTGACGGGCGACCTGCTGCGGCGCATCCAGGGCTGGACCTGCCGTGTGGGGTGGGCCGACAGCGCTGACGCAGCGGCCCAGGAAATACAGACGGACGTGCACGACGTGTACCTGGTGGATTACCGCCTGGGAGCCCAGAGCGGTCTGGACGTGCTGGAGCAGCTTCGGGCTTCGGGATGCCCGGCCCCGGCGATTTTGCTGACTGGGCTCGACGACCGTGAGGTGGACCTGGCGGCCATGCGGCTCGGGGCCTCCGATTACCTGGTCAAGAGTGAACTCAGCACCACCGTGCTGGAGCGCTCGCTGCGCTACGCCCTGGAACGCGCGCGGCTGCTGCGTGAGGTCGAGCAGGCCCGGCAGGAGGCCGAGACGCTCTTTACGCTCTCGACCACCCTGGAGCAGTCGGGCAGCGCCGAGGACGCGATGCACGACGCTTCGGCCCTGCTGGCGGGGGCCGTGGGGATCGACACTTCGCTGCTATGGGAAATTCGGGAGGACCAGGCATTTTTGCTGCACCAGTACGGGCCGTGTGACGACGAATTCTCGGAATACCGCCGGGTGGGTTTGCCCTTCTCTTTGGCGCTGTTCTGGCAGGCGGTGCGGGGGAAGCGCCCCCTGTATATCGAAGACGTCCCCGGCAACCCCGATGTTCTTCCGGTCTACAAACAGTGTGGGGTTCGTAGCCTGGCGCACCTGCCGCTGGAGGTCAACGGCAAGGGATACGTCCTGTCGGCCCTGCGGCGGATGCGCGGCGCCTGGACGGACCACGAGCGCCGATTGCTGGAGGCGGGGGGACGCAGCATCGGCGTGGCCCTGGAGCGCCGCCACAGCATTGAGCTGCTCGCGGCCGCCGCCCTGACCGACGGCCTGACGGGCCTGGGCAACCGCCGCGCATTCGACGAGGCGCTCGACGCGGCGCTCAACAGCGCCTCGCGCCACAAGTACCCCGTGAGCGTGGTGTCCTTTGACCTCGACGGGCTCAAGGCCGTCAACGACCACGAGGGCCACGCGCGCGGCGACGAATTCCTGCAGACTTTTGCCGCCAGGATGCGCGCCGGGCTGCGCCGGGAAGACCAGTTCTACCGCTTTGGCGGCGACGAATTCGCGGCGATCCTGAGCCACACCGGCCCCTCCGGCTTCGGGGCCGTGCTGCGCCGGGTCCGGGTAGCGGTGGACGAGGTGCGGGCGGCTGGTTTTCCGCAAGGAGACGTCAGCGCGGGCATCGCCGCCTTTCCCGAGGAGGCCCAGACGGTGGGCGAACTGCTGCGCCTGAGCGACGAGCGCATGTACCGGGAAAAGCTGGAGCACCGGGCGGGGCGGGGGTAA
- a CDS encoding response regulator, with product MTIPPEDPRHQRAAQSRQPITILMADDDEDDRMFAEDALVESRVLNNFRCVEDGEELMDYLKRRGKYAAPGSAPRPGLILLDLNMPRKDGREALAEIKSDPRLRSIPVIVLTTSSAQEDIIRSYDLGVNSFVSKPVTFAGLVDVMRDLGRYWIEIVQLPDTGQED from the coding sequence ATGACCATCCCACCCGAGGACCCCCGTCACCAGCGCGCTGCCCAGTCGCGTCAGCCCATCACCATCCTGATGGCCGACGACGACGAGGACGACCGCATGTTTGCGGAAGACGCGCTGGTGGAAAGCCGGGTCCTGAACAACTTTCGCTGCGTGGAAGACGGTGAGGAACTGATGGATTACCTCAAGCGGCGCGGCAAGTACGCGGCGCCCGGCAGCGCGCCGAGGCCGGGGCTGATCTTGCTCGACCTGAACATGCCGCGCAAGGATGGCCGCGAGGCGCTGGCCGAGATCAAGAGTGATCCCCGGTTGCGTTCCATTCCGGTGATTGTCCTGACGACCTCCAGCGCCCAGGAGGACATCATCCGGAGCTACGACCTGGGTGTGAACTCGTTTGTCAGCAAACCCGTGACCTTCGCCGGCCTCGTGGACGTGATGCGGGACTTGGGCCGTTACTGGATCGAGATCGTGCAGTTGCCGGACACCGGGCAGGAGGACTGA
- a CDS encoding DAK2 domain-containing protein → MLRVATDWLGVYREQVNALNVYPVPDGDTGTNMHLTMQSVRRELDTCDERSMPSVARAISYGALLGARGNSGVILSQLLKGFAEAVRNVAAVDADTLAAAFRAAQKTGYGAVMKPVEGTILTVARGVADGANGPRERETVDAVLEQALFEGQRLLDQTPDMLPALKQAGVIDSGGQGYLYLVQGMLAALRGDALPEAPEITSYAQQQFENEEFGYCTEFLMSEATKPIEEIRELVTPFGDSLLVVGAEGYVKGHIHTNEPDALLATVGRYGRMLKTKVEDMSEQHTEILGMAGAAARAEEEVPPSGLVAVASGYGLVKLFRSLGARIVSGGQTANPSVQDIVDAVRSVSAEKVLILPNNKNVLMAAEKAMELMEGRAVVVPTRTLGQGMGAALAFQADGDAEELKAAMEQAAANVTTLEVTRASRTTNITTKEGVTLDISEGDVIGLRDDELVQAGGTPEESVLEMLRGAYSAQEIITVFGGPQKTPEDLEALSEQIGDAFPEAEVEAHPGGPDLYDYLVTLE, encoded by the coding sequence ATGCTGCGCGTGGCGACGGACTGGCTGGGCGTGTACCGCGAGCAGGTCAATGCGCTCAACGTGTATCCCGTTCCCGACGGCGACACCGGGACCAACATGCACCTCACCATGCAGTCGGTACGGCGCGAACTCGACACCTGCGACGAGCGCAGCATGCCCTCGGTGGCGCGGGCCATCAGCTACGGGGCCCTGCTGGGTGCACGCGGCAACAGCGGCGTGATCCTGTCGCAACTCCTCAAGGGCTTTGCCGAAGCGGTGCGGAACGTCGCGGCAGTGGACGCGGACACGCTCGCCGCCGCCTTTCGCGCCGCCCAGAAAACCGGCTACGGCGCGGTAATGAAGCCGGTGGAGGGCACCATTCTCACCGTCGCGCGGGGTGTGGCGGACGGCGCGAATGGCCCCCGCGAACGCGAGACGGTAGACGCTGTGCTGGAACAGGCCCTCTTTGAAGGCCAAAGGCTGCTGGACCAGACGCCCGACATGCTCCCAGCGCTCAAGCAGGCGGGCGTGATCGACTCAGGCGGGCAGGGTTACCTGTACCTCGTGCAGGGAATGCTCGCCGCGCTGCGGGGCGACGCGCTGCCCGAAGCGCCCGAGATCACCTCCTATGCCCAGCAGCAGTTTGAGAACGAGGAGTTCGGCTACTGCACCGAGTTCCTCATGAGCGAGGCCACCAAGCCTATTGAGGAGATCCGCGAACTGGTGACGCCGTTCGGCGACAGCCTGCTTGTGGTGGGCGCGGAGGGCTACGTCAAGGGTCACATTCACACCAACGAGCCTGATGCGTTGCTGGCGACTGTGGGCCGCTACGGACGGATGCTGAAAACCAAAGTCGAGGACATGTCCGAGCAGCACACCGAGATTCTGGGCATGGCGGGCGCCGCGGCACGGGCCGAGGAGGAGGTGCCGCCCTCGGGCCTGGTGGCGGTGGCGAGCGGGTACGGACTGGTCAAGCTGTTCCGCTCGCTGGGGGCGCGCATCGTCTCCGGTGGACAGACAGCCAACCCCTCGGTACAGGACATCGTGGACGCAGTCAGATCGGTCAGCGCCGAGAAGGTCTTGATCTTACCCAACAACAAGAACGTGCTGATGGCCGCCGAGAAGGCGATGGAACTGATGGAGGGCCGCGCCGTGGTGGTGCCCACCCGCACGCTGGGCCAGGGCATGGGCGCTGCCCTCGCCTTTCAGGCGGACGGGGACGCGGAGGAACTGAAAGCCGCGATGGAGCAAGCCGCCGCGAACGTGACCACCCTGGAAGTCACGCGGGCGAGCCGCACGACGAACATCACGACCAAGGAAGGCGTGACGCTCGATATCTCGGAAGGCGACGTGATTGGCCTGCGCGACGACGAGTTGGTGCAGGCGGGCGGCACGCCGGAAGAGAGCGTGCTGGAGATGTTGCGCGGGGCCTACAGCGCCCAGGAGATCATCACGGTGTTCGGCGGCCCGCAAAAGACCCCGGAAGACCTGGAAGCGTTGAGTGAACAGATCGGTGACGCTTTCCCCGAGGCCGAGGTGGAGGCGCACCCCGGTGGGCCGGACCTGTACGATTACCTCGTGACGCTGGAATAA
- a CDS encoding DUF4032 domain-containing protein, whose protein sequence is MYEKHQAQHEVERARRKGDLHGLLALLRRQPNDLLPFSWVQHLAPEGEHALGVQPIAVDKIIGSVDRYREFDRHYLPREAHLDERWIGVRAAQLQGKELPPIQVYKVGELYFVKDGNHRVSVARRQGQAYIDAHVIELHVTVAPDEHDTLRDLIIKGEYARFLRETCLNVVAPGHREILFTTPGRYDRLLEHIRTRQYYLDRKPGREGQPPVTWEEAVESWYRRLYLRVVENLDRNDVMGRFPGRTEADLYLWIMDHRYFLTQQSGHDVGSEAATRDFCAHHAPPLYKRVGQRVRLIWGGRQHLAG, encoded by the coding sequence ATGTACGAGAAACACCAGGCCCAGCACGAAGTCGAACGCGCCCGCCGCAAGGGAGACCTTCACGGGTTACTGGCCCTCCTGCGCCGCCAACCGAACGACCTGCTGCCCTTCTCGTGGGTGCAGCACCTCGCGCCCGAGGGCGAACACGCGCTCGGCGTCCAGCCCATCGCGGTGGACAAGATCATCGGCTCGGTGGACCGTTACCGCGAGTTCGACCGCCACTACCTGCCGCGCGAGGCCCACCTCGACGAGCGCTGGATCGGGGTGCGCGCTGCACAGCTGCAGGGCAAGGAACTGCCTCCCATTCAGGTGTACAAGGTGGGCGAGCTGTACTTCGTCAAGGACGGCAACCACCGCGTCTCGGTGGCACGGCGGCAGGGCCAGGCGTACATCGACGCGCACGTGATTGAGCTGCACGTGACCGTCGCCCCCGACGAACACGACACGCTGCGGGACCTGATTATCAAGGGTGAGTACGCCCGTTTTCTGCGCGAGACCTGCCTGAACGTGGTGGCGCCCGGACACCGGGAAATTCTGTTCACCACACCGGGACGCTACGACCGCCTCTTGGAGCACATCCGCACCCGGCAGTACTACCTCGACCGTAAGCCAGGGCGCGAAGGGCAGCCGCCCGTGACCTGGGAAGAGGCTGTGGAAAGCTGGTACCGCCGCCTGTACCTGCGGGTGGTGGAGAACCTCGACCGCAACGACGTGATGGGCCGCTTTCCAGGCCGCACCGAGGCGGACCTGTACCTGTGGATCATGGACCACCGCTACTTCCTGACGCAGCAGTCGGGGCATGACGTGGGCAGTGAGGCCGCCACCCGTGATTTCTGCGCCCACCACGCGCCGCCCCTGTACAAGCGCGTGGGGCAGCGGGTACGCCTGATCTGGGGCGGAAGGCAGCATCTGGCAGGGTAA